In the Chromobacterium sp. ATCC 53434 genome, GCGCGGCGCCACGCCGGTTTTGTCGCGTAGCACGCGCAGCGCGGTGGCTTCGGCCGAGGCGTCCTCTTCCGGATGCACATAGCCGCCGGGCAACGCCAGGCTGCCTTGGAACGGCTGGCGGTCGCGCCGGTGCAACGCCGCCTGCAGCTTGCCCTGGTGCAGGGTGAGCAGGACGACGTCCACGCTGACGATGGGAGTGGGGCGGGAGGTAAGCATGGCCAGTCCGTTCAATCTTGTATGATGGTATTTTCGCCAACTTAGTTGCAGATTTCAACTAAGAGGGATATGCTGCGCTCAGTTAGTTGAAAAAAACGACTAAGTACGCAAGCAACCGCCGCGCGGTTGCGCTCAAGCAAAGGACTCACGCGATGATCACCGTCAGCTACCACTCCCGGAACGGCCAGCAGCAAGCGCTGAAGCTGAATGTCTTCACCTTCCCCGGCGGCGAAGTGCACGCGACGGTGGAAACCGGCGCGCCGGCCGCCTCGCTGAGCATACGCGCCGATCTGCGCGACGCCGGCGAGACGATGGCGCTGCTGATGGCGACCGACGCGCTGCGCCGCGCCTATCCCGGCCTGCCGCTGGAACTCTGCCTGCCTTACGTGCCCTACGCCCGCCAGGACCGGGTGGCCAATCCGGGCGAGGCGCTGTCGGCCAAGGTGTTCTGCGGCCTGATCAACCAGCAGGGCTACAGCCGGGTCGTGATCCAGGACCCGCACAGCGACGTGGTGACCGCGCTGCTGGACCGGGTGGAGGTGGACGACCCGCTGCCGGCGCTGCGCCGCGCGCTGGAGGCCGTCGGCCCGGCCACGCTGGTGGCGCCGGACGCCGGCGCCCGCAAGCGGGTGCTGAAGCTGGCCCAGCTGCTGGGCTGCGACGCCGTCTGCGCCGACAAGGTGCGCGACACCGCCACCGGCAAGATCAGCGGCATCGAACTGCACGGCGCGCTGCCGGACGGCCCCTTGCTGGTGGTGGACGACATCTGCGACGGCGGCGGCACCTTCGTCGGCCTGGCCGAGGCCATCGCCGCGCGCCAGGCGGCGGAAGGCAAGCGCGCGCCGCTGTACCTGTACGTGACCCACGGCATCTTCAGCCGCGGCCTGGACCGACTGCTGGAGCGCTTCGACGCCGTGTTCGCCCGAAACGACTGGAGCGGCGACGCCCGCTGCCGCCTCGTTTGAGCGCGGCCGACACAACCCCGATCCCGCGCGGCGCCTTGGCTCAGCCGCTTGCCAAGCGCCCCAGACCGAAAAGACAGATAGAAGGAGAATCATGATGACCGCCCCGAAAACCGCCGAAAATAAAAACCAGCTGGTCCCGTTCAATCTGGCCGACTTCTACAAGACTGGCCACCCGGCGATGTATCCGCGCGAAACCACCCGGCTGGTGGCCAACTTCACGCCGCGCTCGGCCAAGTACGCCCCGGTGCTGCCGCAGCTGTTCGACGACAAGGTGGTGTGGTTCGGCCTGCAGGGCTTCATCGAGGAATACTTGATCGACCTGTTCAACCGCGAGTTCTTCCAGCGCCCGAAAGCGGACGCGGTGCGCCGCTACCAGCGCCGGATGGACACGGCGCTCGGCGCCGGCGCGGTGGACGGCGGCCGACTGGAGGCGCTGCACGATCTGGGCCACCTGCCGCTGGAAATCCGCTCGCTGCCGGAAGGCGCGCGGGTGGACATCAAGGTGCCGCCGGTCACCTTCTCCAATACCCATCCGGACTTCCCCTGGGTGGCCACCTACTTTGAAACGCTGTTCAGCTGCGAGAGCTGGAAACCGTCCACCGTGGCCACCATCGCCTTCGAATTCCGCAAGTTGCTGACTTACTTCGCCGCGCTGACCGGCGCGCCGCAGGACTTCGTCGGCTGGCAGGGCCACGATTTCTCGATGCGCGGCATGAGCGGCGTGCACGACGCGATGCGCTGCGGCGCCGGCCACCTGCTGTCCTTCACCGGCACCGACACCATCCCGGCGCTGGACTATCTGGAAGACCACTACGGCGCCGACGCCGACCGCGAACTGGTCGGCGGCTCCATCCCGGCGTCCGAACACAGCGTGATGGCGCTGCGCATCCTGTTGACCCTGCAGCGGCTGGCGCGGATGCCGGCGCACAGCGGCCTCGACGACAAGGCGCTGCGCCGACTGGCCGAGCGCGAGGTGGTGCGCGAATTCGTCGGCCGCGACTACCCGACGGGCATGGTGTCCATCGTCAGCGACACCTTCGATTTCTGGAACGTGGTCACCGTGATCGCCCGCGAGCTGAAAGAGGACATTCTGGCCCGCCGCCCGGACGCGCTGGGCAACGCCAAGGTGGTGTTCCGCCCGGACTCCGGCGACCCTGTGAAGATCCTCACCGGCTACCGCGACGACGAACTGCTGTTCGACGCGGCCGGCAACTGCACCGCGCGCGACGATGGCCGCCCTATCGGCGAGGCCGAGCGCAAGGGCGCGGTGGAGTGCCTGTGGGACATCTTCGGCGGCACCGTCACCGAGCGCGGCTACCGCGTGCTGGACAGCCATGTCGGCCTGATCTACGGCGATTCCATCACCCTGCCGCGCGCCCGCGACATCCTGCTGCGGCTGGCCGACAAGGGCTACGCCTCCTGCAATGTGGTGTTCGGCATCGGCAGCTTCGTCTACGGCATGAATTCCCGCGACACCTTCGGCTACGCGCTGAAGGCGATCTACGCCGAAGTGGACGGCGAGGCCGTCGACATCTACAAGGACCCGGCCACCGACGACGGCACCAAGAAATCGGCGCGCGGCCTGCTGCGGGTGGAGGAGGAGGGCGGCCGCTACGTCCTGTACCAGCAACAGACGCCGGCCGAGGCCGACGGCGGCGCACTGCGGCCGGTGTTCCGCGACGGCGAGCTGCTGATCAAGCAATCGCTGGCCGAAATCCGCCAGCGGCTGCAGGCCTCGTGGACCTGCCCGACGCCGGGCAGCCTGGACTGGACCGCGTAGCCACCCTGCCCGCCGCCCGGCGGGCTTGTTTCATTTAAGCAAAATGCCGATACTGAACAGGCAAACGCCGATGGAGGCCATCATGTCCCAAGCCCTGTTCAAACCCGACGCCGGCCCGCTGTCGGAACAACCGCGCGCGCCGGCGCTGCGCCTCGCCCGGCTGTCGCGGCTGATCGGCCAGCCGGTGCACTCCGACCTGGAACTGGCGCGCTATGTGGCCGACGGGGCGAATCCCGATCTGATCGAATGCCTGATCAGCGAAGGTCTGACCCGCAAGGAGCTGGAATTCGTCATCCCGGCGCGCACGCTGTCCCACCGCATCAAGAAGCAGGAGCGGCTGAGCCGCGACGAGTCCGAGCGCGGCGTGCGGGTGGCCAGCCTGCTGGCGCTGGCGCAGCAGGCGCTGGGCGAGGAAGCCACCGGCTGGCTGCGGCAGCCGCTGCGCCGCTTCGACAACGCCAGTCCGCTGGAAGTGGCGCAGACCGAGCAGGGCGCGCGGCTGGTGGAAAACCTGCTGATCCAGATCGACGAAGGCTATGTCGCGTGATCGGCTGGCGCATCAGCAACTACGCTGACCTCAACGGCCTGGGCGGGCTGCGCGCCGACGGCCGCTGGCACCACGCCGGCCGCCCCGTCGTCTACCTGGCCGACCATGCCGCCAGCGCGATGCTGGAAATGCTGGTCCACAGCGAGTTGCGCGTGCTGCCGGCCAGCTTTCAGTTATTGAAGGTGGAACTGCCGGACGAGGCCATCCTGGCGCTGGATCCGGTCGCCTTGCCGGACGACTGGCGCGCTGCTCAAGGTGCCGAGCGCGCTGGCGGTGGACGGCTGGAACCTGCTGCTGAACCCGCAGCATCCGGACGCCGCGCGTTGCCGCATCGTCGAGGTGATCGCCGCGCCGCTGGACGGCCGGCTACGCCCGGTCTGACGTCCTTCCCCATATAAAAAAACCGGCCTCGAGGGCCGGTTCGTTCGCGCGGGTTCCGCGTCAGTGGTAGTTCTGCGCCGCCTTCACCGCCGCGGCCGCGTCCACCAGGCCGGCCGAGCAGCCTTCGCAGTCGGTCGCCGCCGGCCGCGACGTCTGGATCAGCAGCTTGCGGACAGCCTTCCAGTCCAGCGCGGGATTGACCGACAGCATCAACGCCACCAGGCCGGCGACGTGCGGCGTGGCCATCGAGGTGCCGCGATCCGGCGCGTAGATGTCGTTGCCCGGCGCGGTCTTGCCGTCGTTCAGCGTCGAGATGATGCCCGGATCGGCGCCGATGAAATCGCCGCCCGGCGCCGTCACCGCCACCATCGCCCCATAGTTGGAATACGAGGCGATGCCGCCGTTCATGCCGTTGGCCGCCACGGTGATCACGCCCGGGCAACTGGCCGGAGCGAAGTCGCGGGTGTTGCGCATCGCGTTGCCGGCCGCCACCACGACGATGCCGTTGCGCGCGGCCACCTGCTGTATCACCTCGCGGTAGGTCCGCGTGCACGGCTGGCTGCCGCCCAGCGACATGCTGATGATGCGCGCCGGCGTCGCGTTGGCCGGCAGGCCGGGCACGGTGCCGCCCACCGCCCACAGCATCGCGTCGGCGATGTCGGCGTCGTTGCCGCCGCAGCGGCCCAGCACCCGCAGCGGCAGCAGCTTGGCCTGCGGCGCCACGCCGGTCAGGCCCTGGCCGCCGCCGCCGGCCGCGGCGATGGTGCCGGCCACGTGCGTGCCGTGCCAGGTGCTGTCGGACGCCGGCGAGCCGGCGCGGCAATCGCCGGCCGCCGCCCAGTCGCCCTGATCCTGCGCATTGGCCTGGCGCGCGGTCTTGCCGTCCGGTCCCACCGCCAGGCGGGCCGAGGCCGGATTGGACACGAAGTTGTAGCCGGGCTGCAGCAGATTGGCCACCAGGTCCTTGTGCGGACGGTAGCCGGTGTCCAGCACCGCCACCGTCACGCCCTGGCCCTGGGTGATGTCCCAGGCCGCCGGCAGATTCAGCGAGCCGGGCTGGCTGGCCTTGTCCTGCATATCCCATTGCTGGGCGGCGAACAGCGGGCTGGCCGGCGCGAAATTGGCCTGCTTGATGAAGTTGGGCTCGGCGTACTCCACCGTCGGATCCTGCTGCTGGATGCGGCGGGACAGCGTCCGCGCCTCCGCTGGCGTCAGCGGCTGGCCGCTGTTGAACACATAAGCGCCGGTGCCCATCTGGTGATGGAATTGCAGCGGCAGGCCGGTGATCTGCTGCAACTGGCGGGTGCGCAACGCGAAATCGCCCGGACGGGCCGGCAACGCCTGCCCGCGCGGCAGGCTGGCGGCCTGGCGGGCCAGCAAGCCCTGCGAATTCTGCTTGTACTTGACGATGATGCCGGCCACCTCGGGCCCGCCCGGGGCCGCTTGAACCGCGCCCGCGCCCAGGCCCGTCAACAGCAGGCCGGAAATCAGATGATGAATCTTCACGAAAAACTCCTTCTGCTCGCGACGCGGCGCTCAGCGTTTCAGATACGGGATCACGGTCAGGCCGGCCGGAACCGGGCCCCCGCCGGCGGACGGGCTGCCCCAGTTGACGAAGCTGCCGTCCTTGGCCACCGCCAGGAAGCCGCCGAGCGCGGTGGCGTAGATCGCGCGGATGTTGCGCAGCTTGGGCTGCGCCGCCGAGCTGTCGCCGCCGTGAACCGCCGCGCCCCAGCTGACCACGGTGCCGTCCCGCTTCAGCGCGGCGAAGGCATAGTCGTTGGAGAACAGGGCCACCACATTGTTCAGCTGCGGCTGCACCGCCGAGCTGTCGCCGCCGCGGGTCTCGTCGCCCCAGCTGACCACGGTGCCGTCGCTTCTCAGCGCGGCGAAGGCCGTCTCGGTGCTGGCCACGGTCAGCACATTATTCAGCTGCGCCTGCACGCTGGCCACATTGTTGCGCTGGGCGTCGCCCCAGCTGACCACGGTGCCGTCGCGCCTCAGCGCGGCGAAGGCGGTCTTGCTGGCAAACACCTTGGCCACATTGTTCAGCCCGCCGGCGAAGCCGCTCAGATCGGCGCCGCGGTCGAACATGACGCCGCCTATCGTCGACACCACGCCGGTCTGGCTCAGCGCGGCGATCACATTGCGGTTGCTGAGCAGCGACAGATTGGCCTGCGGCATGGTCTGGGTGGCGGTGTAGAGGTCGTCGCTGTCCCAGTCCAGCCCCCAGCTCACCAGGCTGCCGTCCTTGCGCAGGGCGGTGAAGCTGTAGTCGGTGGAATAGATTTTCACCACATCGCGCAGCTGGGCCGCCACCGGCGAAACATCACCGCCGGAAACCTCGTCGCCCCAGGCGAACACAGTGCCGTCGCGCTTCAGCGCGGCCGCCGCGCCTTCGGAATAGCTGACGTCGACCACGTCGCTGAACTGCGCCAGCGTCGTCGGCGTGAAATACGACGACACCGAGGCGCTGCCGCCGTTGCCGTCGAAAGTCTTCTCCAGATTGCCCCAGGCGGTGGCGCTGCCGTCGCCGTTCAGCGCCACGAAGCCGCGCTTCAGCGCCCAGATATTGCGCACCTTGCTCAGCGGCGCCACCGGCGCCGTGCTGTCGGCGCTGCCGGCGCCCGGCGTGCCGGCGTAACTGCCGCCGGAGCCGGCGCGGCCCCAGGTCACCACGGTGCCGTCGGCCTGCAGCGCGGCCCAGGCGCGCTCGCCGCCGACCACCTTGACCACATTGCGCGGCTGCGTCTGCAGCGCCGAGGTATCGCCGCCCAGCCGGCTGCTGCCCCATACCGCCAGCGTGCCGTCGGACTTGGCGACGGCGAACACCGACGGCGCGGCGAACACGTTCTGCGCGGCCAGCGTCACCATGGTGCTGAGGTTGCCGCAGCTGGCGCTGACGGTCAGCGGAGTGGTCGGATCCGGGTCGTCGATGCTGGCGCCGCGCAAGGGGCCGACATGACCGGGGCTGCTCCAGCCGACGGCCAGATTGTTCGGGCAGTTGCCGCTGACTGCCGTCAACGTGC is a window encoding:
- a CDS encoding ribose-phosphate pyrophosphokinase-like domain-containing protein — translated: MITVSYHSRNGQQQALKLNVFTFPGGEVHATVETGAPAASLSIRADLRDAGETMALLMATDALRRAYPGLPLELCLPYVPYARQDRVANPGEALSAKVFCGLINQQGYSRVVIQDPHSDVVTALLDRVEVDDPLPALRRALEAVGPATLVAPDAGARKRVLKLAQLLGCDAVCADKVRDTATGKISGIELHGALPDGPLLVVDDICDGGGTFVGLAEAIAARQAAEGKRAPLYLYVTHGIFSRGLDRLLERFDAVFARNDWSGDARCRLV
- a CDS encoding nicotinate phosphoribosyltransferase, which encodes MTAPKTAENKNQLVPFNLADFYKTGHPAMYPRETTRLVANFTPRSAKYAPVLPQLFDDKVVWFGLQGFIEEYLIDLFNREFFQRPKADAVRRYQRRMDTALGAGAVDGGRLEALHDLGHLPLEIRSLPEGARVDIKVPPVTFSNTHPDFPWVATYFETLFSCESWKPSTVATIAFEFRKLLTYFAALTGAPQDFVGWQGHDFSMRGMSGVHDAMRCGAGHLLSFTGTDTIPALDYLEDHYGADADRELVGGSIPASEHSVMALRILLTLQRLARMPAHSGLDDKALRRLAEREVVREFVGRDYPTGMVSIVSDTFDFWNVVTVIARELKEDILARRPDALGNAKVVFRPDSGDPVKILTGYRDDELLFDAAGNCTARDDGRPIGEAERKGAVECLWDIFGGTVTERGYRVLDSHVGLIYGDSITLPRARDILLRLADKGYASCNVVFGIGSFVYGMNSRDTFGYALKAIYAEVDGEAVDIYKDPATDDGTKKSARGLLRVEEEGGRYVLYQQQTPAEADGGALRPVFRDGELLIKQSLAEIRQRLQASWTCPTPGSLDWTA
- a CDS encoding antitoxin Xre/MbcA/ParS toxin-binding domain-containing protein; protein product: MSQALFKPDAGPLSEQPRAPALRLARLSRLIGQPVHSDLELARYVADGANPDLIECLISEGLTRKELEFVIPARTLSHRIKKQERLSRDESERGVRVASLLALAQQALGEEATGWLRQPLRRFDNASPLEVAQTEQGARLVENLLIQIDEGYVA
- a CDS encoding S8 family peptidase; its protein translation is MKIHHLISGLLLTGLGAGAVQAAPGGPEVAGIIVKYKQNSQGLLARQAASLPRGQALPARPGDFALRTRQLQQITGLPLQFHHQMGTGAYVFNSGQPLTPAEARTLSRRIQQQDPTVEYAEPNFIKQANFAPASPLFAAQQWDMQDKASQPGSLNLPAAWDITQGQGVTVAVLDTGYRPHKDLVANLLQPGYNFVSNPASARLAVGPDGKTARQANAQDQGDWAAAGDCRAGSPASDSTWHGTHVAGTIAAAGGGGQGLTGVAPQAKLLPLRVLGRCGGNDADIADAMLWAVGGTVPGLPANATPARIISMSLGGSQPCTRTYREVIQQVAARNGIVVVAAGNAMRNTRDFAPASCPGVITVAANGMNGGIASYSNYGAMVAVTAPGGDFIGADPGIISTLNDGKTAPGNDIYAPDRGTSMATPHVAGLVALMLSVNPALDWKAVRKLLIQTSRPAATDCEGCSAGLVDAAAAVKAAQNYH